From one Humulus lupulus chromosome 8, drHumLupu1.1, whole genome shotgun sequence genomic stretch:
- the LOC133794716 gene encoding cellulose synthase-like protein E6, with the protein MEKNHGDVHDYLPLFETKSAKSRTQFRLFVGTMLVGICLIFVYRLRYMPLPTKEEGAVLIIRIRLWAWIGLFLSELWYTLYWFVTLVVRWNPVHRHTFKDRLTLRYGEKDLPGVDIFVCTADPKAEPPLMVVNTVLSVMAYDYPPEKLSVYLSDDGASDLTFYALLEASKFSKEWLPFCNKFRVEPRSPEVYFTKASRPLDDDDDHHHNQWTSIKRLYEDMKTRIESATKVGQISEAIRREHKGFREWDFLSSKRDHQTIIQILIDGRDPKAMDIEEHPLPTLVYLAREKRPKYHHNFKAGAMNSLIRVSAQISNAPIILNVDCDMYSNNSESVRDAMCFFLDEKKGQELAFVQFPQAFENLTENDIYSSSLRVIMEVELRGFDTNGGPCYIGTGCFHRRESLTGKKFNEASKEILDWKRKNKDEGSSAEALEKASKVLASCTYDQNTLWGKKMGVLYGCLVEDILTGLVIQYRGWRSVYYSPERKGFLGAAPTTLLQTLVQHKRWAEGCLQIFLSKYCPLTYGYKKIPLRLRLSYLVYLLWSLNCFASLYYVTVPTLCLLKGISLFPQMSNIWVAPFLYVFVVNRVYSLRELLMCGGTYQEWLNNQRMWLFNRTTSYFFTVLDHMLRLLGYTDAAFIITAKVVDDDVSARYKQELIEFGITSPMFTILTTLALLNATGFIWGLTRLVFTEQSLGLNPFALQAVLCGLLVFINLPIYQAIFLRKDKGRLPNSVIYQSVMLTLVACSIVLY; encoded by the exons ATGGAAAAAAATCATGGTGATGTTCATGATTATCTTCCTCTTTTCGAAACAAAGTCGGCCAAGAGCCGTACCCAATTTAGATTGTTCGTAGGAACAATGTTAGTGGGGATATGCTTGATTTTTGTGTACAGATTAAGGTATATGCCATTGCCAACCAAAGAAGAGGGTGCAGTACTCATCATTAGAATCAGATTATGGGCTTGGATTGGATTGTTTCTCTCTGAGCTTTGGTACACTCTTTATTGGTTTGTTACACTTGTGGTTCGATGGAATCCCGTACATCGTCACACTTTCAAAGACAGGCTAACTCTCAG ATATGGGGAGAAGGATTTGCCGGGCGTGGACATATTTGTGTGCACTGCGGATCCAAAGGCGGAACCACCGTTAATGGTGGTGAACACGGTGTTGTCAGTGATGGCTTATGACTACCCTCCAGAGAAACTTAGTGTGTACCTTTCTGACGATGGTGCTTCGGACTTGACATTTTATGCTCTCTTAGAGGCCTCTAAATTCTCCAAGGAATGGCTTCCCTTTTGCAACAAGTTCCGAGTAGAGCCCAGATCGCCTGAGGTTTATTTCACCAAAGCTTCTCGACCActcgatgatgatgatgatcatcaTCATAATCAGTGGACCTCCATCAAG AGACTATATGAAGACATGAAGACAAGAATTGAAAGTGCCACAAAAGTTGGCCAAATTTCAGAAGCGATACGAAGGGAACACAAGGGGTTTCGTGAGTGGGACTTTCTTTCAAGCAAACGTGATCATCAGACCATTATTCAA ATTCTTATCGATGGAAGAGACCCCAAGGCAATGGACATTGAAGAACATCCTTTGCCAACTTTGGTATATTTGGCACGTGAAAAGAGACCGAAGTACCACCATAACTTCAAAGCAGGAGCCATGAACTCATTG ATAAGAGTATCAGCGCAAATCAGCAATGCTCCGATAATTCTCAACGTGGACTGCGACATGTATTCGAACAATTCGGAATCAGTGAGAGATGCAATGTGCTTCTTTTTGGATGAAAAGAAAGGCCAGGAGCTTGCCTTTGTTCAATTTCCGCAGGCATTTGAGAACCTCACCGAGAATGATATTTACAGTAGCTCCTTGAGAGTTATAATGGAG GTTGAGCTTCGAGGATTTGACACTAATGGCGGGCCTTGCTATATTGGTACTGGGTGCTTTCACAGAAGGGAATCTCTTACTGGTAAGAAATTCAATGAGGCGAGTAAAGAAATACTAGACTggaaaagaaagaataaagatGAGGGGAGTAGTGCAGAAGCTCTCGAAAAAGCAAGCAAAGTTCTTGCGAGCTGTACCTACGACC AAAACACACTGTGGGGAAAAAAG ATGGGTGTGCTGTATGGGTGTTTGGTGGAAGACATTTTAACAGGACTTGTGATACAGTATAGAGGATGGAGATCAGTTTATTATAGTCCAGAAAGAAAGGGCTTTCTAGGAGCTGCTCCTACAACACTGCTCCAAACACTTGTGCAGCACAAGAGATGGGCTGAAGGATGTCTTCAAATCTTTCTCTCAAAGTACTGTCCCTTGACGTACGGCTACAAAAAGATTCCCCTAAGACTACGACTTTCATACTTAGTCTACTTGCTATGGTCCCTAAACTGCTTCGCTTCACTCTACTATGTCACTGTGCCAACACTTTGTCTGCTCAAAGGAATCTCATTATTTCCTCAG ATGTCCAATATATGGGTTGCACCATTTCTCTATGTCTTCGTCGTCAACCGGGTGTACAGCCTTCGAGAACTTTTGATGTGTGGAGGGACATACCAGGAATGGTTGAACAATCAAAGAATGTGGCTGTTTAACAGAACAACTTCCTATTTCTTCACCGTCTTGGACCACATGCTAAGGCTATTGGGATACACTGATGCAGCCTTCATCATAACTGCAAAGGTGGTTGATGACGATGTTTCTGCGAGATACAAGCAAGAGCTAATAGAGTTCGGTATTACTTCACCAATGTTTACCATCTTGACGACACTTGCATTGCTCAATGCCACAGGTTTCATCTGGGGATTGACGAGGTTGGTCTTCACTGAGCAAAGTTTGGGCCTTAACCCATTTGCACTGCAGGCTGTTCTTTGTGGTCTGTTGGTTTTCATCAACCTGCCAATTTACCAGGCTATCTTTTTAAGAAAGGATAAGGGCAGACTGCCCAACTCCGTGATTTACCAATCAGTTATGCTCACTCTAGTGGCATGCTCTATCGTTCTTTATTAG
- the LOC133794715 gene encoding acetyl-CoA acetyltransferase 2, with amino-acid sequence MAPGPTPSSSSSSIEPRDVCIVGVARTPLGGFLGSLSSFSATQLGSFSIRAALNRAKVDPSLVQEVFFGNVLSANLGQAPARQATLGAGIPNSVICTTINKVCASGMKAVMLASQSIQLGSNDIVVAGGMESMSNTPKYLPDVRKGSRLGHEQIIDGMLKDGLWDVYNDFGMGVCAEICAERYTISREEQDAYAIQSFKRGMAAQNNGFFAWEIAPVEVPGGRGKPSKIVDKDEGLEKFDAAKLRKLRPSFKQNGGSVTAGNASIISDGAAALVLVSGEKALQLGLQVIAKIKGYADAAQAPEFFTTAPALVIPKAISNAGLDDSQIDYYEINEAFSVVALANQKLLGLNPESLNVHGGAVSLGHPLGCSGARILVTLLGVLRHKNGKYGVGAICNGGGGASSLVLELMSVSRIGLSSL; translated from the exons ATGGCTCCAggaccaactccatcttcttcttcttcttctattgaaCCACGAG ATGTTTGCATAGTGGGTGTTGCAAGAACGCCCCTGGGGGGTTTTCTCGGCTCCCTCTCCTCTTTCTCAGCTACTCAGCTTGGCTCTTTTTCCATTCGAG CTGCTCTTAACAGGGCAAAAGTGGACCCCTCACTCGTGCAAGAGGTCTTCTTTGGCAATGTCCTCAGTGCCAACTTAGGACAAGCTCCAGCTAGGCAAGCTACCCTTGGTGCCGGCATACCCAATTCTGTCATTTGCACCACTATTAACAAAGTTTGTGCATCTGGGATGAAAG CCGTAATGCTTGCATCACAAAGTATCCAGCTTGGCTCCAATGACATTGTTGTGGCTGGTGGAATGGAGAGTATGTCTAATACTCCTAAGTACCTTCCAGATGTAAG AAAAGGATCTCGATTAGGACATGAACAAATTATTGATGGAATGCTTAAAGATGGCCTGTGGGATGTCTATAATGATTTTGGAATGGGAGTTTGTGCAGAGATATGTGCTGAACGATATACTATCTCGAGAGAAGAGCAG GATGCTTATGCTATACAAAGCTTTAAGCGAGGAATGGCTGCACAAAACAATGGTTTCTTTGCATGGGAAATAGCCCCA GTTGAAGTGCCTGGGGGCCGAGGGAAGCCATCCAAAATTGTTGACAAGGATGAAGGTCTAGAAAAG TTCGATGCTGCAAAATTAAGAAAGCTAAGACCAAGTTTCAAGCAGAACGGGGGCTCTGTTACTGCTGGCAATGCTTCAATCATAAG TGATGGTGCAGCTGCATTAGTCCTAGTGAGTGGAGAGAAGGCACTTCAACTTGGATTGCAAGTAATTGCAAAGATTAAGGGCTATGCTGATGCAGCTCAG GCACCTGAATTCTTTACAACTGCCCCAGCCCTTGTGATACCAAAAGCTATTTCAAATGCTGGTTTAGATGATTCTCAGATTGATTACTATGAAATAAATGAAGCGTTTTCT GTTGTAGCTCTAGCCAATCAAAAGCTGCTTGGTCTTAATCCT GAAAGCCTTAACGTACATGGTGGGGCTGTATCATTGGGACACCCATTAGGATGCAGTGGAGCTCGtatcttggtcacattgttaggg GTATTGAGACATAAAAATGGAAAGTACGGGGTTGGTGCCATATGCAATGGTGGCGGGGGAGCTTCTTCACTTGTTCTTGAGCTCAT GTCGGTGTCAAGGATAGGACTTTCATCCTTATGA
- the LOC133794718 gene encoding DNA oxidative demethylase ALKBH2 encodes MSLKLKPEEFCEKNPNQNETPKTQTLDLGDESQVLYIPRFLSFDQAWSFFDYLNNEIPWTRPTIRVFGRSCLQPRDTCYVANPGLPDLIYSGYQPHAYSWDDFPPLKDILDAVHKAIPGSSFNSLLLNKYKDGNDYVAWHSDNEKLYGSIPDIASVSFGCDREFLLKKKPGNKSKERRNEEGPASKRLKKSNQVDQHSFTLKHGSLLLMRGYTQRDWLHSVPKRAKADATRINLTFRHVV; translated from the exons ATGAGTTTGAAATTGAAGCCAGAAGAATTCTGTGAAAAaaaccctaaccaaaatgaaaCCCCAAAGACACAGACACTGGACCTCGGCGACGAAAGCCAAGTGCTATACATACCCAGGTTCTTGAGCTTCGATCAGGCATGGAGCTTTTTCGATTATCTCAACAATGAAATCCCTTGGACCCGACCCACCATTCGTGTTTTCGGAAGATCATGCCTCCag CCTAGAGATACTTGCTATGTTGCAAATCCTGGATTGCCAGATTTGATTTACAGTGGATATCAGCCACATGCTTATAGTTGGGATGATTTTCCTCCCTTAAAGGACATTTTGGACGCA GTTCATAAAGCGATTCCTGGGAGTAGTTTCAACAGCTTGCTTCTAAACAAGTACAAAGATGGTAATGACTATGTAGCTTGGCATTCTGATAATGAGAAGCTATATGGATCGATTCCTGATATAGCTTCAGTGTCCTTTGGATGTGACCGTGAATTCTTGTTGAAGAAGAAGCCTGGAAACAAGTCCAAAG AAAGAAGAAATGAAGAAGGGCCAGCAAGCAAACGATTAAAGAAAAGTAATCAAGTTGATCAACATTCTTTCACACTCAAGCACGGATCACTTCTATTGATGAGAGGTTACACTCAAAGAGATTGGCTCCACTCGGTGCCTAAGCGTGCAAAAGCTGATGCAACTCGCATTAATCTTACATTTAGGCATGTTGTCTGA